The following nucleotide sequence is from Coriobacteriia bacterium.
CGCTATCCTTGAGCGAGCCCTCGACGACCGCCTCGACTCGCGTGCGGTCGGACGCGAGGACGAGCTCGCGAACCTCCGCCGCCTCGCCCTTCGGGCGGGGATGGTGCCGACACCTTCTTCTTAAAGGAGCTCCCCTTGTCGCTGTTGCTCGAACGCGGGCTGCTCTTCGTCCTGGTCATCCCCGCGATCGTCTTCCACGAGGTCGCGCACGGTTGGGCAGCATGGCGCCTGGGGGATCCGACGGCGAAGACCTCGGGGAGGCTCTCGCTCAACCCGTTGCGCCACATCGACCCGTTCGGGACGGTGCTGCTGCCGCTCCTCCTCGCGTTCATGGGCCTTCCCGTGATCGGATACGCCAAGCCCGTACCGATCGATCCGCGCTACTTCCGCGACTATCGGAAGGGCATGCTGATCACCGGACTGGCGGGGCCGGTGACGAACCTCGCGCTCGCGACCGTCGCAGGCGTCGTGGTGCGCACGACCGTCTGGATGCCCGGCGCGGCGGCGATCGTCCCGCTCGTCGCGTACCAGTTCGCCATGGTCAACCTCGTACTGATGTTCTTCAACCTGATACCGGTCCCCCCGCTCGACGGCTCGCGCGTGCTGCCCGTCTTCCTGTCGGACCGCGCCATGCGTTCCTACCACCGGATGGAGAGGTACGGCATCCTGATCGTCTTCGCTTTCATCTGGCTCGCACCGCGCTTGCTGGGTTTCAGCCCTATCGAAGCCTACCTGTCCGTGACCGTCGATCCTCTGCTGCGCCTACTGTCCGGGGTCTGACGGCGGGCATGCGGTAGAATACGCCCGAGCATCGACCGCGGGACCGAGGAGAGCGCGCCCAGCATGACGAAGAAGCGAGCACTGACGGGGTACCGTCCCACCGGCAAGCTGCACCTGGGTCACTGGTTCGGCAACCTGCAGAACATGCTGCGCCTGCAGCACGACTACGATGCGTACTACTTCATCGCCGACTGGCACGCGCTCACGTCCGACTGGGCGGACACCACCATGGTGCGCTCGTACAGCGAGGAGATGGTGCTCGACTGGCTCGCGGCCGGTCTCGACCCCGAGCGGTGTACCATCTACCGCCAGTCGGACGTGCCCGAGGTGGCCGAGCTCACCCTCTATTTCGAGATGCTGACCCCCATGGGGTGGCTCGAGCGCGTCCCCTCCTACAAGGAGCAGCGCGAGCAGATCACCGACAAGGACCTCGGCAACGCGGGCTTCTTCCTCTACCCAGTGTTGCAGGCGGCCGACATCGCGATCGTGTTGGCGGACGTCGTTCCCGTCGGCGAGGACCAGCTGCCCCACGTAGAGCTCACGCGGGAGATCGTCCGGAGGTTCAACACGACATACGGGGAGTACCTTCGCGAGCCCGCCTCGCTGATCGAACGCGAGGGAGCGAGAGTGCCCGGCACCGACGGCCGGAAGATGTCGAAGAGCTACGGGAACGCGATCTTCCTCTCCGATACGCCCGAGGAGAGCGCGAAGAAGGTCGCCGGCATGGTGACGGACCCCGCACGCAAGCTGAAGTCGGACCCCGGGGACCCGGACGTGTGTCCGTTGCAGCAGATCCACAAGCTCGTCGGAGATCCCGCGGTCGTGGCGGACTTCGACGCGCGCTGCCGGTGCGCCGGCGTCGGGTGCGTGGAGCACAAGCGCGTGCTGGGGGACGACCTCAACGGCTACCTGTCGTCCTTCAGGCAGCGCAGGGCACAGCTCGCCTCGCAGCCGAACCTCGCGTGGGACGTGCTGGAGGACGGAGCGCGACGCGCGAGGGCGGTGGGCAGCGAGGTCGTCGGCGCCTGTCGCCGTCTCGTGCGCATCGACGGCGAGGGGTAGACGCGTGTCGTATCGTGTGAGCACAGAGGTCTTCGAGGGGCCTTTCGACCTGCTCCTGCATCTCGTCGGCCGCCAGAAGGTGGACGTGCGCGAGGTCTCCGTCGCCGCGATCGCCGACGAGTACCTCGAGCACATCGGGCGCATGACCACCCTCGACCTCGACGTGGCGAGCGATTTCCTGCTCGTCGCCGCGACGCTGTTGGAGATCAAGGCGCACAGCATGCTCCCCTCGGACGAGCCTTGGGAAGGGGACTTCGAGGACATCTCGCCTGAGGACGCGCGCGAGCTGCTGGTCGCGCGTCTGCTGGCGTACAAGAGTTTCAAGAACGCAGCGGCGGAGCTGGCCGCGCGCCACGAGGCGGAGTCGCACATGCACCCGCGGGCCGCCGGGATCGAGGAGCCGTTCCTTCGGCTGATGCCCGACTACCTCGAAGGCGTCAGCCTGCGCCAGTTGGCCCTCACGTGCGAGGAGCTGCTGAGGCGCCGCGAGGTCTTCCTGCTTCAGGCCGAGCACGTGGCGTCGATGCCCATCAGCCTGGAGGAACACGTCGAGCGTATCGCCCGCAGTATCGCGGAGCGTCGCAAGGTGCTCTTCAGCGAACTCCTCGCATCCGATCCGCGCCCGGAGGTGCTTGTGGTCACGTTCCTCGCGGTCCTCGAGTTGTACAAGCGCGGGAGCGCGGGTCTTCGCCAGGATGAAGAGTTCGGCGACATCGAGGTCGTCGCCTGCGACGTGGCGGGTGCGGCGTGAGCGGCGGACTGCGAGGGCCGATCGAGGCGCTGCTCTTCGTGTCGGACGAGCCCGTGACCGTCGCGCGCCTCGCCGAGGTGCTCGAGGTCGACGAGGCTGAGGTAGGGGCCGAGCTGACGGAGCTGGCTGAGGACTATTCCACTCAGGACCGGGGCTTCCAGCTGAGAGAGGTCGCGGGCGGGTGGCGTCTGTACTCGCATCCGGCGCACCACGACGCCGTCGAACGCTACGTCCTCTCCTGGGACACGAGGCGCCTGTCTCAAGCCGCTCTCGAAGCTCTGTCGATCGTCGCCTACCGGCAGCCCGTGACCCGGCAGGGTGTGAACGCCGTGCGCGGCGTCAACAGCGAGGGTGTCGTCGCGTCCCTTGTGGAGAAGGGCCTCGTGCGCGAGGTGGGACGCGATCGCGACGCCGGGAACGCCGTCCTCTACGGCACGACGCGGGCATTCCTGGAGAAGTTCGGCCTGAAGGACCTGTCGGAGCTTCCGCCGCTCGAGGAGTTCTCGCCGGATTCGGAGACCGAGCAGTCGATAAGGGACCGACTCGAGGCACTGGAAGGGCCGTCGCTTCCCGATGACGACATCGCCGAGGTCGACTGAGCCTCCCGCCGAGGAGCGTGGCGTGCGGCTGCAGAAGCACCTCGCGGCCGCGGGCGTCGCGTCGCGCCGGAGCGCCGAGTCGCTGATCTTCGCCGGAAGGGTCTCGGTCAACGGGGTCGTGGTGAGCGAGCCGGGAACCCGCATCGCTCCGGGAGAGGACGACGTGCGCGTCGACGGCGTCCTAGTCGTCGAGCCCGTGGCGCGCAGCTATCTCTTGCTCAACAAGCCGCCGGGGTACGTCACCACCCTCGACGACCCCCATGGGCGTCCGACCGTGGCCGACCTGCTGCCCGAGTCCTCGGCGCGGCTGTTCCCGGTAGGGAGGCTCGACCTCGAGACGACGGGTCTGCTGCTGCTCACGGACGACGGGGAGTTGGCTCACCGGCTCATGCATCCGCGCTTCCACGTCGAGAAGACGTATCGCGCCGTCGTCGACGGCGTTCCCGACGCTGACGACCTAGGATCGTTGCAGCGCGGGATCGTACTCGACGACGGAGTGACCGCTCCGGCGAGGGTGAGGCTCGTCTCGTCGGGCGAGGGCCGCTCGGACGTCGAGATCGTGATCGCCGAGGGAAGGAAGCGCCAGGTGCGTAGGATGTTCTCGCATGTGGGCCATCCCGTGCGCGAACTCTGCCGCGTGGCGTACGGTCCGATCGCCCTCGGGAGTCTCACGGAAGGCGCATCGAGGCCGCTCTCCGATGACGAGGTGGCCGGTCTCCGCGCGGCGACGGACCCTTCCCGGAGGCCGGAATGAGCCTCGTCGTCCTCACCGGCGGAGCGCGGTGCGGCAAGTCGGCCGCCGCGGAATGCCTCGCCGCCGCTTCTACCGGTCGCGTGGTCGTGGCTGTGGGAGGGCGCGTGCTCGACGATCCGGAGATGGTCCGCCGGGTGGAGAGGCACCTCGCCGATCGTCCGGGGCGGTTCGAGACGCTCGAGATCGACGACGTCGTCGCGTTCGGCGCCGCCTTGCCGACCGGATGCTGTCTCGTGGTCGAGTGTCTCGGCACGATGGTCTCGTCGCTGATGGAAGCTCTCGCGGTCGGTCAAGACGCACGGATCCCGCTCGGTGCGGACGTCTTCGCCGACGGGCGGTACGAACGAGACGCCGCCGACGCCGTCGATGCTCTCGTCGAAGCGCTGGTCGCGCGAGTCGAGGACACCGTCGTGGTCACGAACGAGGTCGGTTCGGGCATCGTGCCCGTTCACCCCTCGGCTCGGCTCTTCCGAGACGTCCTCGGTCGGGCGAACCGCAGACTCGTGGATGCCGCCGACGCCGCGTACCTCGTCGTCGCCGGGAGATGTGTGGACCTGCGGGCGTTGCCCGCTGAACCGGCGTGGCCGAGCGCCTCGCCCGAGGAATCGACGTGAATCCGACCGAGTGGGAGATGGCCGTGCTCGAGGCCGTGCGCGCCGTCGAGGCGGTGGACGGGGACTTCGAGCGGCTGGCGTGGGAGCGACTGGACTCGCTCACGAAGCCGCCGCGCAGCCTCGGCAGGCTCGAGGAACTCGCCGCGCGCGTCGCCGTGATCCAGCGCGACGTGCGGCCCGACGTCTCCACCAAGGCCGTCGTGCTCATGGCGGGCGATCACGGTGTGGTGGCGCAGGGCGTCGCCGCGTACCCGCAGTCGGTCACGGCCCAGATGGTCGCGAACTTCGCCACCGGGGGCGCTGCGATATCCCAGCTCGCCTCGCACGCGGGTGCGCGGCTCGTGCTCGTCGACGTCGGCGTGGCGGCGGACGTCTCGAACGTGCCCGGCGTCCGCGACGTCAAGATCGCCTGGGGGACGAAGGACATGACCGAGGGACCGGCGATGACCCGCGAGGAAGCTTCGCGGGCCTTCATGGCCGGAGTGGACATCGCTCGCGAACTCGCCGCCGAAGGTGTGCGCCTGATCGCGACGGGTGAGATGGGCATCGGGAACACGACCGCGGCGGCGGCGGTGACTTCCGCGCTGACCGGCGCCCGACCGGAGGACGTCGTAGGTCCCGGGACCGGGCTCGGCGCCGACGGCGTCGCGCGCAAGACCGACGCGGTGCGTCGCGCGCTCGCCGTCAACGCGCCCGACGCGAGCGATCCCCTCGGTGTGGTCGCGAGCGTAGGAGGCTTGGAGATCGCCGGTCTCGCGGGCGTCATCGTCGGTGGAGCGGCCGCGGGTGTGTGTGTCATCAGCGACGGGTTCATCTCCGGCGCGGCGACGCTCGTGGCCGTGAGGATGTGTCCCGCGTGTGCGGGATACGTGCTTCCCTCACACCGCTCGGCCGAGCCGGGTCATCGGGTCGTGCTCGAGGCGCTCGGTCTCGAACCCGTCTTCGATCTCGACATGCGCCTCGGAGAGGGGAGCGGCGCCGCCCTGGCGATGTCGATCGTGGAGGCGGCGTGTCGGGTCATGAGCGGCATGGCGACGTTCGGCGAGGCCGGCGTGAGTACGAGAGAGGACTGACGTGCGCGACCTGGCCGCCGCTCTCGGTCTGCTCACCGTCGTGCCCGTTCCCACCCGGATGACGGAGAAGCTGGTCGTGAAGCCCGCCGCATGGTTCCCACTCGTCGGACTCTTCCTCGGTGCGTGCGGATGGACTCTCGCGGTCGGGCTGCAGGCCGTCTCGCGGCTCGGCTCCCTGCCGCACGGTGCGCCCCTGACCGTCGCCGCTCTCGTCGTCGCTTCGTGGTGCTTGCTCACGAGGTTCCTGCATTGGGACGGCCTGGCCGACGTGGCCGACGGGGCATGGGCGTCTTCCGATCCGTCCCGACGGCTCGAGGTCATGGCGGACAGCCACACGGGCGCCTTCGGAGCGACGGCGGTCGCCCTCGTTGCGATCGTGCAGGTCGCAGCTGCGAGCGAGGCTATCGCGTCCGGGAGACTCGCCGTGCTCATCGCCGCTCCCGTTCTCGGGAGGCTCGCCGCGACCTTCGGGGCGTGGCTCGGGACCCCGGCGAGGCCCTCCGGGCTCGGAGCCTCGGTGCTCGGACGACCCCGCGCGGTGGACGTGCTCGTGACGTGCGTCACGCTCGCCGCCTGCGCGTTCGTGTACGCGGCCGCCGGTGGCGGGTGGCTCGCTCCCACAGCGGGCGCGCTCGCGGCCCCGGTCCTCCCGCACCTGCTGGCGAGACGGTTCGGCGGGGTGACAGGAGACGTCCTGGGCGCCAGCGTCCTGCTCACCGAGACCGTCGTGCTCGTCGTAGTCGCGGTGCTCGGATGACCAAGGCCGACGCTGAAAGGACCGTAAGGGTGCTGCTGGCCAGGCACCCGGAGACGGAAGCCAATTCACAGCGGCGTTTCGTCGGACGAGGAGACTCGCCGTACACCTCGGCGGGCGCCGTCCAGGCGGCGGCGCTGGGGGACTGTCTGCGTTCCTGGGGCCCGGACGCCGTGCTCGCAAGCCCGCAGCGCCGGGCGCTTCAGGCCGCGTCTCTGTCGGGATCGGTCGTGACGGCCCTGGACGACCTGCGCGAGATCGATTTCGGTGCGGCGGAAGGGCTGACCTACCGGGAGACGGAACGCGCCGGGATCGAGATGGACCACCTGGGCGGTCCGGGCACGGGCGAGATCGCCCCCGGGGGAGAGACGTGGGACGACTTCGCGGCCCGGGTCGCCCGCGCATCGGCGGTCGTCGCGCATGCCGGAGGCAGGGTCGCCGTCGTCACGCACGGAGGCGTCGTGCGCGCGCTACTGACGTTTTGGCTGGGACTGCCGCACCAGGCCGCATGGGGATTCGCGGTCCCTCCGGCGTCCGTGGCGACGCTGACGTTGCACGGTCCGACGGGTACTCTCGAGACCTTCGGTCTGCGTCCCGTTCTGTGTCCGTGGCAGACCGACCAGGCCTGACCAGGCGCCGCCGCTTGCCTTCCGACGCCGGTGGCGCGACAATCCACCCCAACCCCGCGCCGGGAGCCGGCGGTGGGCGAGCGGGTGGAGGACGCGTGTCCTGGGAGACGATCATCCGAGAGGATCTGACGGGGCTGACGCCTTACGCCCCGGGTCTTCGGGCGAGCGAGGTCAGGGAGCGCAGCGGCCGCGAGATCATCCGCAAACTCTCGAGCAACGAACATCCCGCCGGTCCCGTTCCCGAGGCCATCGCGGGCATGAGAGCCGTCCTCCCTTACCTCAACCGATACCCGGACGGGGCATGTCGAGCGCTGAAGAGGCGCCTTTCGACGCACCTGGCGCAGGACGAAGGCCGACTCCTCATCGGCAACGGGTCGAACGAGTTGTTGCGCCTGATCGCGCAAGCGGTGATCCGCCCCGGCGACGAGGTCGTCTTCGCGTGGCCGTCCTTCGTGGTGTACCCGATGGTCACCGCGCAGCTAGGCGCCATAGGGGTCCGAGTCCCGCTCGACGGGGGCGACGCCCACGACCTCGATGCGATGCTCGCGGCAGTGACGGACCGCACCCGTCTACTCTTCCTCTGCAACCCGAACAACCCGACGGGCACCATCTACCGGCGCGACACGTTCGACCGGTTCATGAAGGCGATACCGTCGCACGTGCTGGTCGTCGTGGACGAGGCGTACTTCGAGTTCGTCACCGATCCCGAGTACCCGGACGCACTCGAGTATCTCGACGGAGAACGCCCTCTCGTCGTCACGAGGACCTTCTCGAAGATCTACTCGCTGGCGGGTTCGCGAGTAGGATATGCCGTGGTGCCGGAGCCGCTGCGCGTCGCCGTCGAGGCTCTTCGGGAGCCGTTCAACGTGAACTCGGTGGCGCAGATCGGGGCGTATCACTCGCTCGACGCCGATGCCGAGGTACGGCGCCGGCGCGCCGAGAACCAGGAGCAGAAGACGTACCTGTACGCGTGCTTCGACCGGCTCGGCGTGGCGTACGTCCGCTCCGAAGCGAACTTCGTCTGGGTGAAGACCCCGCGGCCG
It contains:
- a CDS encoding site-2 protease family protein; translation: MSLLLERGLLFVLVIPAIVFHEVAHGWAAWRLGDPTAKTSGRLSLNPLRHIDPFGTVLLPLLLAFMGLPVIGYAKPVPIDPRYFRDYRKGMLITGLAGPVTNLALATVAGVVVRTTVWMPGAAAIVPLVAYQFAMVNLVLMFFNLIPVPPLDGSRVLPVFLSDRAMRSYHRMERYGILIVFAFIWLAPRLLGFSPIEAYLSVTVDPLLRLLSGV
- the trpS gene encoding tryptophan--tRNA ligase — encoded protein: MTKKRALTGYRPTGKLHLGHWFGNLQNMLRLQHDYDAYYFIADWHALTSDWADTTMVRSYSEEMVLDWLAAGLDPERCTIYRQSDVPEVAELTLYFEMLTPMGWLERVPSYKEQREQITDKDLGNAGFFLYPVLQAADIAIVLADVVPVGEDQLPHVELTREIVRRFNTTYGEYLREPASLIEREGARVPGTDGRKMSKSYGNAIFLSDTPEESAKKVAGMVTDPARKLKSDPGDPDVCPLQQIHKLVGDPAVVADFDARCRCAGVGCVEHKRVLGDDLNGYLSSFRQRRAQLASQPNLAWDVLEDGARRARAVGSEVVGACRRLVRIDGEG
- a CDS encoding segregation/condensation protein A, whose amino-acid sequence is MSYRVSTEVFEGPFDLLLHLVGRQKVDVREVSVAAIADEYLEHIGRMTTLDLDVASDFLLVAATLLEIKAHSMLPSDEPWEGDFEDISPEDARELLVARLLAYKSFKNAAAELAARHEAESHMHPRAAGIEEPFLRLMPDYLEGVSLRQLALTCEELLRRREVFLLQAEHVASMPISLEEHVERIARSIAERRKVLFSELLASDPRPEVLVVTFLAVLELYKRGSAGLRQDEEFGDIEVVACDVAGAA
- the scpB gene encoding SMC-Scp complex subunit ScpB, with the protein product MSGGLRGPIEALLFVSDEPVTVARLAEVLEVDEAEVGAELTELAEDYSTQDRGFQLREVAGGWRLYSHPAHHDAVERYVLSWDTRRLSQAALEALSIVAYRQPVTRQGVNAVRGVNSEGVVASLVEKGLVREVGRDRDAGNAVLYGTTRAFLEKFGLKDLSELPPLEEFSPDSETEQSIRDRLEALEGPSLPDDDIAEVD
- a CDS encoding pseudouridine synthase, giving the protein MRLQKHLAAAGVASRRSAESLIFAGRVSVNGVVVSEPGTRIAPGEDDVRVDGVLVVEPVARSYLLLNKPPGYVTTLDDPHGRPTVADLLPESSARLFPVGRLDLETTGLLLLTDDGELAHRLMHPRFHVEKTYRAVVDGVPDADDLGSLQRGIVLDDGVTAPARVRLVSSGEGRSDVEIVIAEGRKRQVRRMFSHVGHPVRELCRVAYGPIALGSLTEGASRPLSDDEVAGLRAATDPSRRPE
- a CDS encoding bifunctional adenosylcobinamide kinase/adenosylcobinamide-phosphate guanylyltransferase, with protein sequence MSLVVLTGGARCGKSAAAECLAAASTGRVVVAVGGRVLDDPEMVRRVERHLADRPGRFETLEIDDVVAFGAALPTGCCLVVECLGTMVSSLMEALAVGQDARIPLGADVFADGRYERDAADAVDALVEALVARVEDTVVVTNEVGSGIVPVHPSARLFRDVLGRANRRLVDAADAAYLVVAGRCVDLRALPAEPAWPSASPEEST
- the cobT gene encoding nicotinate-nucleotide--dimethylbenzimidazole phosphoribosyltransferase, which translates into the protein MNPTEWEMAVLEAVRAVEAVDGDFERLAWERLDSLTKPPRSLGRLEELAARVAVIQRDVRPDVSTKAVVLMAGDHGVVAQGVAAYPQSVTAQMVANFATGGAAISQLASHAGARLVLVDVGVAADVSNVPGVRDVKIAWGTKDMTEGPAMTREEASRAFMAGVDIARELAAEGVRLIATGEMGIGNTTAAAAVTSALTGARPEDVVGPGTGLGADGVARKTDAVRRALAVNAPDASDPLGVVASVGGLEIAGLAGVIVGGAAAGVCVISDGFISGAATLVAVRMCPACAGYVLPSHRSAEPGHRVVLEALGLEPVFDLDMRLGEGSGAALAMSIVEAACRVMSGMATFGEAGVSTRED
- the cobS gene encoding adenosylcobinamide-GDP ribazoletransferase; this translates as MRDLAAALGLLTVVPVPTRMTEKLVVKPAAWFPLVGLFLGACGWTLAVGLQAVSRLGSLPHGAPLTVAALVVASWCLLTRFLHWDGLADVADGAWASSDPSRRLEVMADSHTGAFGATAVALVAIVQVAAASEAIASGRLAVLIAAPVLGRLAATFGAWLGTPARPSGLGASVLGRPRAVDVLVTCVTLAACAFVYAAAGGGWLAPTAGALAAPVLPHLLARRFGGVTGDVLGASVLLTETVVLVVVAVLG
- a CDS encoding histidine phosphatase family protein, giving the protein MLLARHPETEANSQRRFVGRGDSPYTSAGAVQAAALGDCLRSWGPDAVLASPQRRALQAASLSGSVVTALDDLREIDFGAAEGLTYRETERAGIEMDHLGGPGTGEIAPGGETWDDFAARVARASAVVAHAGGRVAVVTHGGVVRALLTFWLGLPHQAAWGFAVPPASVATLTLHGPTGTLETFGLRPVLCPWQTDQA
- the hisC gene encoding histidinol-phosphate transaminase, coding for MSWETIIREDLTGLTPYAPGLRASEVRERSGREIIRKLSSNEHPAGPVPEAIAGMRAVLPYLNRYPDGACRALKRRLSTHLAQDEGRLLIGNGSNELLRLIAQAVIRPGDEVVFAWPSFVVYPMVTAQLGAIGVRVPLDGGDAHDLDAMLAAVTDRTRLLFLCNPNNPTGTIYRRDTFDRFMKAIPSHVLVVVDEAYFEFVTDPEYPDALEYLDGERPLVVTRTFSKIYSLAGSRVGYAVVPEPLRVAVEALREPFNVNSVAQIGAYHSLDADAEVRRRRAENQEQKTYLYACFDRLGVAYVRSEANFVWVKTPRPVEVFEALLEEGVIVRGFPAISALRVGVGTQEDTDATCEAFEAIVARLGTV